Proteins encoded in a region of the Homo sapiens chromosome 20, GRCh38.p14 Primary Assembly genome:
- the BHLHE23 gene encoding class E basic helix-loop-helix protein 23 — protein sequence MSIRPPGEPPSPGGAAMAELKSLSGDAYLALSHGYAAAAAGLAYGAAREPEAARGYGTPGPGGDLPAAPAPRAPAQAAESSGEQSGDEDDAFEQRRRRRGPGSAADGRRRPREQRSLRLSINARERRRMHDLNDALDGLRAVIPYAHSPSVRKLSKIATLLLAKNYILMQAQALDEMRRLVAFLNQGQGLAAPVNAAPLTPFGQATVCPFSAGAALGPCPDKCAAFSGTPSALCKHCHEKP from the coding sequence ATGAGCATCCGCCCACCCGGCGAGCCCCCGAGCCCAGGCGGCGCGGCCATGGCCGAGCTCAAGTCGCTGTCGGGGGACGCGTACCTGGCACTAAGCCACGGCTACGCGGCGGCGGCTGCGGGTCTCGCCTACGGGGCGGCGCGAGAACCCGAAGCGGCCCGCGGCTACGGCACTCCGGGCCCGGGCGGCGACCTCCCCGCGGCGCCTGCACCTCGCGCCCCAGCTCAGGCGGCGGAGAGCAGCGGCGAACAGAGCGGGGACGAGGACGACGCCTTcgagcagcggcggcggcggcgcgggccaGGGAGCGCGGCGGACGGGCGGCGGCGGCCGCGAGAGCAGCGGTCTCTGCGGCTCAGCATCAACGCGCGCGAGCGGCGGCGCATGCACGACCTAAACGACGCGCTGGACGGGCTGCGAGCCGTCATCCCCTACGCGCACAGCCCGTCGGTGCGCAAGCTCTCCAAGATCGCCACGCTGCTGCTCGCCAAGAACTATATCCTCATGCAGGCGCAGGCCCTGGACGAGATGCGGCGCCTGGTGGCCTTCCTCAACCAGGGCCAGGGCCTGGCCGCGCCCGTAAACGCCGCGCCCTTGACGCCCTTCGGCCAGGCCACTGTGTGCCCCTTCTCCGCAGGCGCCGCCCTGGGGCCCTGCCCTGACAAGTGCGCCGCCTTCTCCGGGACGCCCTCCGCGCTTTGCAAACACTGTCACGAGAAGCCGTGA